One stretch of Pedobacter riviphilus DNA includes these proteins:
- a CDS encoding sugar kinase, which produces MSTQIFASSKKGKKVLSFGEILLRICPDMDGAWLKENKLPFYVGGAELNVATALALWNVPSTYLSAVPDNSVTREIVDYLDARNIDTTPMVYHGERLGLYYLPKGKDLKNAGVIYDRANSAYADLKVGQINWDKVFDGVGWFHFSAICPAINQSIADVCLEALKAASAKNITISLDLNYRAKLWKYGKDPIDVLPELAQYCTLIMGNVWAANKMLGTALHEDLTPTEGYAKETLLQQATDTSKEILSLFPACKAVANTFRFDHGKGIRYYTAIYTADELTVSEEYISEEILDKVGSGDCFMAGLIFGFYNQLSAKETLNFATAAAYDKLYIPSDATTSTVADIEKRIIRND; this is translated from the coding sequence ATGAGCACCCAAATATTCGCTTCATCAAAAAAAGGAAAAAAAGTTTTAAGCTTTGGTGAAATACTTTTACGCATCTGCCCTGATATGGATGGTGCTTGGTTAAAAGAAAATAAACTTCCGTTTTATGTTGGCGGTGCAGAGCTGAATGTAGCAACGGCACTGGCACTTTGGAATGTTCCTTCAACTTACTTATCGGCTGTACCCGATAATTCGGTAACGCGCGAAATTGTAGATTATCTTGATGCCCGGAACATCGATACTACCCCTATGGTTTACCATGGAGAGCGTTTGGGTTTATACTATCTTCCGAAAGGGAAAGACCTTAAAAATGCAGGCGTAATTTACGATAGGGCAAATTCGGCCTATGCTGATTTAAAAGTTGGACAGATTAACTGGGATAAAGTTTTCGATGGTGTTGGCTGGTTTCATTTTAGCGCCATATGTCCGGCAATAAATCAATCTATTGCTGATGTTTGCTTAGAAGCTTTAAAAGCGGCAAGTGCAAAAAATATCACCATTTCGCTTGATTTAAACTATCGCGCCAAACTTTGGAAATATGGTAAAGATCCGATTGATGTTTTACCTGAGCTGGCTCAATATTGCACGCTGATTATGGGCAATGTTTGGGCGGCCAATAAAATGTTGGGTACTGCACTTCACGAAGATTTAACACCAACTGAGGGTTATGCAAAGGAAACGTTACTGCAACAGGCAACAGATACTTCTAAAGAAATATTAAGTTTGTTTCCGGCATGTAAAGCAGTTGCAAATACCTTCAGGTTCGATCATGGCAAAGGCATCAGGTACTATACTGCCATTTATACCGCTGATGAATTAACCGTTTCTGAAGAATATATTTCTGAAGAAATTTTAGATAAAGTAGGTAGTGGCGATTGTTTTATGGCGGGCTTGATTTTCGGCTTTTACAACCAACTGTCTGCAAAAGAAACCTTGAATTTTGCCACAGCTGCCGCATACGATAAATTATACATTCCAAGTGATGCTACAACCAGTACTGTAGCCGATATAGAAAAAAGAATAATACGCAATGATTAG
- a CDS encoding beta/alpha barrel domain-containing protein: MISNKHKILDAILEQGMLPLFYQDSESGSVEILRTLYKAGVRVFEYTNRGKSALPNFKKLKEIRDAEMPDLYLGIGTIKTPLMQMHL; encoded by the coding sequence ATGATTAGCAACAAGCACAAAATTTTAGATGCCATTTTAGAGCAGGGCATGTTACCCCTTTTTTATCAGGATAGCGAATCGGGAAGTGTAGAAATATTACGCACTTTGTATAAAGCTGGTGTTCGAGTTTTCGAATACACCAATCGTGGTAAATCGGCTCTGCCGAACTTTAAAAAGTTAAAAGAAATCCGTGATGCAGAAATGCCCGATCTTTATCTAGGTATTGGAACAATTAAAACCCCGCTGATGCAAATGCATTTATAG
- a CDS encoding bifunctional 4-hydroxy-2-oxoglutarate aldolase/2-dehydro-3-deoxy-phosphogluconate aldolase: protein MAPIINPAVAEIANKIGMLWIPGCMTPTEISIAQEHKAMLIKIFPANILGPEFISSIKDLFAGQLFMPTGGVEINADNLKTWFKSGVCAVGMGSKLISKDVMSKGLYEELFDNTKLALDLIQQSK from the coding sequence GTGGCACCTATTATAAATCCGGCAGTTGCCGAAATTGCAAACAAAATCGGTATGCTTTGGATCCCCGGTTGTATGACGCCGACCGAAATCAGCATCGCACAAGAGCACAAAGCCATGCTGATCAAAATTTTTCCTGCCAACATCTTAGGACCTGAATTTATTTCATCAATTAAAGATCTTTTCGCCGGACAGCTGTTTATGCCAACTGGTGGTGTAGAAATTAATGCCGACAACCTAAAAACCTGGTTTAAATCAGGCGTTTGTGCCGTAGGTATGGGCAGCAAATTAATCAGTAAAGATGTGATGAGCAAAGGTCTTTACGAGGAGTTATTCGACAATACAAAATTAGCGCTTGACTTAATTCAGCAGAGCAAATAA
- a CDS encoding MFS transporter, with amino-acid sequence MNQPKTSKYRWTICLLLFLATTINYLDRQVLSLTWTDFIKPEFHWDNNDYGNITALFSIFYAISMLFAGRLVDKLDTKKGFLWAIGVWSVGACLHAFCGIATAGIINGNWFVGFEGAKEVIARVNDTGLIVSVSVTLFIFARFVLAVGEAGNFPAAIKATAEYFPKKDRAFATSIFNAGATVGALAAPITIPFIAKAYGWEMSFIIIGALGFVWMGLWVFVYNKPELHKRVSPEELAYIQQDVINDRKLADYVEETKEKVSFIDCFKYKQTWAFAFGKFMTDGVWWFFLFWTPAYLKSVYGMDSTQSALPLFVLYVITLLSIIGGWLPTYFVDKKGMNPYEGRMRAMLIFAFFPLLALAAQPLGHITYWIPVIIIGIAGAAHQAWSANIFSTVGDMFPKKAIATITGIGGMAGGLGSFIINKGSGLLFDYTGKNEIVFMGFKGEEAGYFIIFSICAVCYLIGWTVMKTLVPKYKVIELK; translated from the coding sequence ATGAACCAACCCAAAACAAGCAAATACAGATGGACCATATGTTTGCTGTTATTTCTAGCCACGACCATAAATTATTTAGATAGACAGGTACTTTCGTTAACCTGGACAGATTTTATTAAACCTGAATTTCATTGGGATAATAATGATTATGGAAATATTACGGCCCTGTTCTCTATTTTCTATGCAATATCGATGCTTTTTGCAGGTCGTTTGGTTGATAAACTAGATACCAAAAAAGGCTTTTTATGGGCAATAGGCGTTTGGTCTGTTGGAGCCTGTTTACACGCCTTCTGTGGTATCGCCACAGCTGGGATCATCAATGGAAACTGGTTTGTAGGATTTGAGGGTGCCAAAGAAGTTATTGCCCGTGTTAACGATACCGGGTTAATTGTTTCGGTAAGTGTTACCCTGTTTATTTTTGCCCGTTTTGTATTGGCTGTTGGAGAGGCAGGAAATTTTCCCGCAGCGATTAAAGCCACAGCAGAGTATTTCCCTAAAAAAGACAGGGCATTTGCAACCAGTATTTTTAATGCAGGAGCTACTGTAGGTGCACTAGCTGCACCGATTACCATCCCTTTTATTGCAAAAGCTTATGGATGGGAAATGTCGTTCATCATTATCGGTGCACTTGGTTTTGTATGGATGGGGCTATGGGTGTTTGTGTATAATAAACCAGAGTTGCATAAAAGAGTTAGCCCTGAAGAGTTGGCTTATATTCAGCAGGATGTGATCAACGATCGTAAACTGGCTGATTATGTGGAAGAGACCAAAGAAAAAGTTTCTTTTATCGATTGCTTTAAATATAAACAGACCTGGGCTTTTGCCTTTGGTAAATTTATGACCGATGGCGTGTGGTGGTTCTTTTTATTCTGGACTCCTGCCTACCTAAAATCGGTTTATGGTATGGATTCTACACAAAGTGCATTACCACTATTTGTACTTTACGTGATTACCCTGCTTTCGATTATCGGAGGATGGTTACCAACCTATTTCGTTGATAAAAAAGGTATGAATCCTTACGAAGGCCGTATGAGGGCGATGTTGATTTTTGCATTTTTCCCACTTTTGGCTTTGGCCGCACAGCCTTTAGGCCATATTACCTATTGGATTCCGGTAATTATTATCGGTATTGCAGGTGCAGCCCATCAGGCGTGGTCGGCAAATATATTTTCAACCGTAGGCGATATGTTTCCTAAAAAAGCCATTGCTACCATTACAGGTATTGGTGGTATGGCGGGCGGTTTAGGCTCTTTCATCATTAATAAAGGCTCTGGTTTGCTGTTCGATTACACGGGCAAAAACGAGATTGTTTTTATGGGTTTTAAGGGTGAGGAGGCCGGTTATTTCATTATCTTTTCCATCTGTGCGGTATGTTATTTAATCGGTTGGACGGTAATGAAAACCCTAGTGCCAAAATATAAAGTAATCGAACTAAAATAA